The DNA segment AAGACCCTCCGGTTTACTTAGAGGTTAAAAACACAACTCTAGCTCAAGCAAATCGAGCCTTGTTTCCTGACACCGTAACCACCAGAGGACAAAAGCATTTACAGGAGTTAATGACTCTACTCCCCCAAGCTATAGCGGTAATGCTTTATTTTATTAATCGCAGTGATTGTACTGAGTTTGCTCCAGGAGATGAGTGGGATCCTACCTATGGAAAACTACTACGATCTGCACAAGGTCAAGGTTTGCTCATTCTACCCTGTCGTTTTGAGGTCAATCCCGAAGGTATTCATTATTTGGGTACCGCCAATCTCTGTCTTGAGTGAAAATTAGCTAGAATTGTAGTTAGAGGAGCGTGAGCAGAGGGTTGAATAATGAACAGTAATGATTGGCTGAGACAATTCTTAATGATTGGAGTGGGTACTACTTCCCTTGTGGCAGAAAAACTACGAGAAGTAACCGAAGAATGGGTAAAAGAGGGTAAAATTAGACCAGAGCAAGCTAGCGCTTTTGTAGATGATTTAATGAATCAGCTCAAATCAGAACAGGGAAATTTTGAAAAGCAAATGGAAGTACAAATGCGTAATATGCTCCAAGATTTAGGAGTACCTCGCCAATCAGAAGTAGATGAATTAAGAGGACGCATAGATCGCTTAGAACGTCAAGTACGAGATTTAGAAAATAAATTGTGGCGTTGATGGTGGTAAAATGTTTGGGGGTTTTAATCGGCGGAAATTATGAAAGAAATTGCCATCAGTTTTAGTGTAATTGTTGTCTGTCTAGTCTTATTGTTTGTCTCTAATTTATTTAATAGTAATGACCAAACAGCAGCGATCGCCTCATCTTTAAACTCTAATCAAAATCAAATCACACAAGAAACACCAGTAACTTTGAATATTAACGATCTGGATATGGACAAAGCAGTAACTACTGAATCCGGTTTAAAGTATATCGATCAACAAGTAGGGGGTGGCGCAACTCCAGAAACAGGAAAAACCGTGAAGGTACATTATACTGGATTCTTGGAAAATGGAGAAAAATTC comes from the Gloeocapsa sp. PCC 73106 genome and includes:
- a CDS encoding FKBP-type peptidyl-prolyl cis-trans isomerase, yielding MKEIAISFSVIVVCLVLLFVSNLFNSNDQTAAIASSLNSNQNQITQETPVTLNINDLDMDKAVTTESGLKYIDQQVGGGATPETGKTVKVHYTGFLENGEKFDSSRDRGSPFSFKIGVGQVIKGWDEGVATMQVGGRRQLIIPPELGYGSRGAGGVIPPNATLIFDVELLEVN
- a CDS encoding phasin family protein, with product MNSNDWLRQFLMIGVGTTSLVAEKLREVTEEWVKEGKIRPEQASAFVDDLMNQLKSEQGNFEKQMEVQMRNMLQDLGVPRQSEVDELRGRIDRLERQVRDLENKLWR